The genomic DNA TATATAAACCTTACGCCACCAGACTTCGAGGCTATAAGTGTTTATTCTACTTTTATCTCTTTTTCCTAGCGAACTTAATTGCCGAACGAACATTGCCGCCGCTTGATTGTATAGCCTTATCTGCTTCTTCAAATGAAACATCCGTAAGTATCATCACAATAGCCGGTTTGACCTTACCATCCGTTTTGATTAACACATCTTCAGCTTGACCATATGAGATGCCAGTCACCTCGATCACAATGTGTTTCGCTCTTTCCTTCAACTTATAATTACTTGCACGGACATCAACCATTAAATTTTCATAGACCTTCCCCATTTTCACCATAACTGATGTCGAAATCATATTAAGGATCATTTTATGGGCCGTTCCAGCCTTCATCCGCGTTGACCCCGTCAAAACCTCAGGTCCGACCACAGCTTCAATTGTGCAATCGGCGTACCGGCTAATAACAGAATTGAGGTTACAAGTCAGCGAAACGGTCGTACTGCCAAGTGTTTGTGCGTACTTAAGGGCTCCAATTGGATAAGGGGTTCTCCCGCTCGCTGTGATACCGATGACGACATCGTTTTGATTCACGTTTCTTTTTTGCAAATCAGCGGCACCTTGACTTTCTTCATCCTCAGAATCCTCCGCTGCTGTAGCAAAGGCCTGATCGCCACCTGCCATAACGGACTGAACCATATCCGGTGGTGCCATGAAGGTCGGCACGCATTCAGATGCATCAAGCGTGCCCAGTCGTCCGCTTGTCCCTGCACCTACGTAAAATAACCGTCCTCCTTGTTGAATGGCATGATAGATCTTATCAACGGCTGTCTCTATTTGGGGTAAGACAGATTCAACGGCTAAGGTAACTTTTTTGTCTTCATTGTTGATCGTTTGTAACATGTCACCTGTCGATTGTTGATCCAAATGAATGCTATTTGGATTTCGTTGTTCTGTCGTTAATCCTGATAATTGTAACGTCAATATGACCACCCGGCTTTCTTTGTTGGCTTAGTTATCAGATCGTGTGCAGCCAAGACCGCCCCAGTTGTTGGGTCGCTGTAGGCCTGTTGATAACGTCCAAGTTTTTTTGCCTTGAGATTGTTCATAAAACAATCCTTGAGAATCCGAGAATGCTCAAAAATTGAACCCGCTGTAGCTACCGGCGTTGCTTCATGAAAATCCCCGGATTGACGAAATAGGCTTTCAACATGCAGGGCCAATTCCCTACCCGATGCCTCCAAAATCGCAATTGCCGTTTCGTCATCTTGTTCCGAAGCCTCAATCACGTGCTCAGCAAATCCTGCAATCACTTTCTTTTCATGTGTCGAACCATAGATAAACGAAATAAGGTCTTCTTCACTCAAGTTGGTTGATAATCATGGCAGACAATAGGGTCGGTTGATCTCGCAAATCATACGCGCGGCAAATTTTATTAAGTGCCCGTAAGCCGATTTGATAGCCGCTGCCTTCATCTCCCAAAATATGTCCCCAGCCCCCGCTTCTATAAATCTCACCGTTGTTGGTCAGGCCGATAGCGTTTGAGCCGGTCCCCGAGATGACTAAAATGCCCGCTTCATCATTCGGCTTCAAAGATCCACGGAGGGCAACATAGACATCAGAAAAGGATGAAAAGATGATATTTTCGGATAATTTCAGCTCTAGAACAATGTCTCGCAGTTTTTCTTGAACTTTCTG from Tuberibacillus sp. Marseille-P3662 includes the following:
- a CDS encoding BadF/BadG/BcrA/BcrD ATPase family protein; this encodes MSEEDLISFIYGSTHEKKVIAGFAEHVIEASEQDDETAIAILEASGRELALHVESLFRQSGDFHEATPVATAGSIFEHSRILKDCFMNNLKAKKLGRYQQAYSDPTTGAVLAAHDLITKPTKKAGWSY
- a CDS encoding N-acetylglucosamine kinase, with translation MAYIIGIDGGGTKTTALFSWCESDLGYQSLNQRVVGEAINPQLIGFAEMKGRLKRLIQKGMDTFSIPPEQVIGMSVGLAGVRHEEDHQKVQEKLRDIVLELKLSENIIFSSFSDVYVALRGSLKPNDEAGILVISGTGSNAIGLTNNGEIYRSGGWGHILGDEGSGYQIGLRALNKICRAYDLRDQPTLLSAMIINQLE
- the murQ gene encoding N-acetylmuramic acid 6-phosphate etherase, producing MTLQLSGLTTEQRNPNSIHLDQQSTGDMLQTINNEDKKVTLAVESVLPQIETAVDKIYHAIQQGGRLFYVGAGTSGRLGTLDASECVPTFMAPPDMVQSVMAGGDQAFATAAEDSEDEESQGAADLQKRNVNQNDVVIGITASGRTPYPIGALKYAQTLGSTTVSLTCNLNSVISRYADCTIEAVVGPEVLTGSTRMKAGTAHKMILNMISTSVMVKMGKVYENLMVDVRASNYKLKERAKHIVIEVTGISYGQAEDVLIKTDGKVKPAIVMILTDVSFEEADKAIQSSGGNVRSAIKFARKKR